Proteins from a single region of Akkermansiaceae bacterium:
- a CDS encoding FUSC family protein → MRIQDLRQSLAGFLERESMSPDLNRAIRATVAFMIPLIATSAGWIHMDPVHACIAANTIALVDVRGGYSLRLGLLLAISVILTLAVSLAVPGVSSLVIAMLGTAVIVALGGYWRHLSTDYGPGLAVSSSLLFFISLAPPLTDPGDATLNPVTATLAGALFGTLLQVILWPIHPQHPLRRTVAESWMALADLLEAMSPERGAGGEMITQREVELRATLNRTQATLHAAKHTSGGMLRQLELLNIAAVRLGFRIIAFKAAFRSLPDDGRTESLSQSMSPALDSLTNLVRSVALAVVSRQASQWNLFEVRMKRVGQLLAASRARLLSHIDDPASSRQLAHLVLKIEEQLPIVRDALGKTMDRTDSRAAFPMELQDLRTLALRPLAASLNFAGKPDPALVRHTFRAVMLALIGVVFFKFSGFPHGYWVPFTMLVVLQPDFGSTREKAFQRMSGTLAGGLIASSILWLHPPKPVVLAAIAITIALFGFFQKRRYGIAVIFITLMVVLLMESHQPVTLAFTLERMGSTLAGGILALVAALIFWPAWERSRFPRIMEKALRSNLSYLQLTVERLRDGGPHDEPLVEAIQAAESANTDAFSSLKRMIADPKNQQAGLQQAAALANGNQRITQALSVIVLHLDNQKTLHPEALDEFRELCTGGYQDLIKWEETGVLPSSVEARLERLGKFRLPEINPLHTDPARHREPWIFPQLARIVTELEAMLLIVRSGNEG, encoded by the coding sequence ATGCGCATCCAAGATCTGAGGCAATCGCTGGCTGGCTTCCTCGAAAGGGAGTCGATGTCACCGGATCTGAACCGGGCGATCCGCGCGACCGTGGCCTTCATGATCCCGCTCATCGCCACTTCCGCGGGATGGATCCACATGGACCCGGTGCACGCCTGCATCGCGGCGAACACGATCGCGCTGGTGGATGTGCGCGGCGGTTACTCGCTCCGCCTGGGGCTGCTGCTCGCCATTTCCGTGATCCTGACGCTGGCGGTTTCGCTCGCGGTTCCCGGGGTATCCAGCCTTGTGATCGCAATGCTCGGGACCGCGGTGATCGTCGCGCTGGGCGGATACTGGCGGCACCTCAGCACGGACTATGGGCCGGGACTGGCGGTTTCCAGCAGCCTGCTGTTCTTCATCTCCCTGGCCCCTCCGCTGACGGACCCCGGGGATGCCACGCTGAATCCCGTCACCGCCACCCTCGCCGGTGCCCTCTTCGGCACCCTGCTGCAGGTCATCCTCTGGCCGATCCATCCCCAGCACCCGCTCCGCCGGACGGTGGCCGAGAGCTGGATGGCCCTCGCCGATCTGCTGGAGGCCATGTCACCGGAGCGCGGTGCCGGGGGTGAAATGATCACCCAGCGCGAGGTGGAGCTGCGTGCCACGCTCAACCGCACCCAGGCGACGCTCCACGCGGCGAAGCACACCTCCGGCGGCATGCTGCGGCAACTGGAGCTGCTCAACATCGCCGCCGTGCGCCTCGGGTTCCGGATCATCGCGTTCAAGGCCGCGTTCCGCTCCCTCCCGGATGACGGACGCACGGAATCCCTCTCGCAAAGCATGAGTCCCGCCCTGGACTCGCTGACGAACCTCGTCCGGTCCGTCGCCCTCGCCGTGGTGTCCCGGCAGGCTTCACAGTGGAATCTCTTCGAGGTGCGGATGAAGCGGGTGGGACAACTGCTGGCCGCCAGCCGTGCGCGGCTTCTCTCACACATCGACGATCCCGCCTCCTCCCGCCAGCTCGCCCACCTGGTCCTCAAGATCGAGGAGCAACTGCCCATCGTCCGGGACGCGTTGGGGAAAACGATGGACCGCACGGATTCCCGCGCCGCGTTCCCGATGGAGCTTCAGGATCTCCGCACCCTCGCGCTCCGGCCGCTCGCCGCCAGCCTCAACTTCGCCGGAAAGCCGGATCCCGCGCTGGTCCGGCACACGTTCCGCGCGGTCATGCTCGCCCTCATCGGCGTGGTCTTCTTCAAGTTCAGCGGCTTCCCGCACGGCTACTGGGTTCCATTCACCATGCTCGTCGTACTCCAGCCGGACTTCGGCTCGACGAGGGAAAAGGCGTTCCAGCGGATGTCCGGCACCCTGGCCGGCGGACTCATCGCCAGCAGCATCCTCTGGCTGCATCCGCCGAAGCCGGTCGTACTGGCTGCCATCGCCATCACCATCGCCCTGTTCGGGTTTTTCCAGAAGCGGCGCTACGGCATCGCGGTCATTTTCATCACGCTCATGGTCGTGCTGCTGATGGAGTCCCATCAACCGGTCACGCTGGCATTCACCCTGGAGCGGATGGGCAGCACGCTGGCCGGGGGCATCCTCGCGCTGGTGGCCGCGTTGATCTTCTGGCCCGCGTGGGAACGCAGCCGTTTCCCCCGCATCATGGAAAAGGCGCTGCGCTCGAACCTTTCCTACCTGCAGCTCACCGTGGAACGCCTGCGGGACGGCGGCCCGCATGACGAACCGCTGGTGGAAGCCATCCAAGCCGCGGAGTCAGCCAACACGGACGCCTTTTCCTCGCTCAAGCGGATGATCGCGGACCCGAAGAACCAGCAGGCAGGCCTCCAGCAGGCGGCGGCGCTCGCCAACGGCAACCAGCGCATCACCCAGGCGCTCTCCGTGATCGTGCTGCATCTGGACAACCAGAAAACGCTCCACCCGGAGGCTCTGGACGAGTTCAGGGAACTCTGCACCGGAGGGTACCAAGATCTCATCAAATGGGAGGAAACCGGAGTCCTCCCCTCATCCGTCGAAGCACGGTTGGAACGGCTCGGAAAATTCCGGCTTCCGGAAATCAACCCGCTCCACACGGACCCCGCCCGCCACCGCGAGCCGTGGATTTTCCCGCAGCTCGCCCGCATCGTCACGGAACTGGAGGCGATGCTGCTGATCGTCCGTTCAGGAAACGAGGGATGA
- a CDS encoding SulP family inorganic anion transporter, giving the protein MFSNLFQKKRGTWKDDALAGLTTAFALVPGSIAFAFVAGVPPISGLYAAFLICLITAATGGRPGMISSAAGSLAVVMVALVAEGNRRGGDGAGFEYLLLAVVLMGVIQVIIGALKLGRLIRLVPHPVMMGFVNGLAIVVFLSQLKMFRERDGAVVGDWLQGMPLLVMGGLVVLTMAIVYVLPRFTKKVPSSLVAIIVVSLVAAFGISTQTVGDLSSVKGAFPTPHLPKVPWTWDTFAFVLPYAFILALVGLIETLMTLQLIDEITETRGKGNREALALGGANIVTGFFKGMGGCALVGESLINIGSGGRGRMSGVFAALALLIFILFASPLIDRIPIAALTGVMFVVVIATFEWSTFRTIGKVPLSDVLVIVAVTAITVWQDLAVAVISGVILSALVFAWKSAKHVHLSVMADSEGERIYRMEGLLYFGSVRDFAEKFKPSFDPQRVVLDFHDARVCDMSALEAIRSLASRYQTLGKTLEVRHLSPDCRRMLDGAGGLMTIAVAEDDPEYLVARINGKV; this is encoded by the coding sequence ATGTTTTCCAATTTGTTCCAAAAGAAGCGCGGCACGTGGAAGGACGACGCGCTGGCCGGCCTGACCACCGCGTTCGCACTCGTTCCCGGCTCCATCGCCTTCGCCTTCGTGGCCGGTGTGCCACCCATCTCCGGCCTCTACGCCGCCTTCCTCATCTGCCTCATCACGGCGGCCACCGGTGGCAGGCCGGGTATGATCTCCTCCGCGGCAGGATCGCTCGCCGTGGTCATGGTCGCGCTGGTGGCGGAGGGCAACCGCCGCGGCGGGGATGGCGCGGGATTCGAGTATCTCCTGCTGGCCGTCGTGCTGATGGGCGTGATCCAGGTCATCATCGGCGCGCTGAAATTGGGCCGCCTGATCCGGCTGGTGCCGCATCCGGTGATGATGGGTTTCGTCAACGGCCTCGCCATTGTCGTGTTCCTGTCCCAGCTCAAGATGTTCCGTGAGCGCGACGGCGCGGTGGTGGGGGATTGGCTGCAAGGCATGCCCCTGCTGGTCATGGGCGGGCTGGTCGTCCTGACCATGGCCATCGTCTATGTGCTGCCCAGGTTCACGAAGAAAGTGCCGTCGTCGCTGGTGGCCATCATCGTCGTCAGTCTGGTCGCCGCGTTCGGCATTTCCACCCAGACCGTCGGTGACCTTTCCAGCGTGAAAGGTGCTTTTCCCACGCCGCACCTGCCGAAGGTGCCGTGGACATGGGACACCTTCGCCTTCGTCCTGCCCTATGCCTTCATCCTCGCACTGGTGGGCCTCATCGAGACGCTGATGACGCTGCAGCTCATCGACGAGATCACGGAGACACGCGGCAAGGGCAACCGCGAGGCGCTGGCGCTCGGCGGCGCGAACATCGTTACCGGCTTTTTCAAAGGCATGGGGGGTTGCGCGCTGGTGGGGGAAAGCCTGATCAACATCGGCTCCGGCGGCCGGGGGAGGATGTCCGGCGTGTTCGCGGCGCTGGCGTTGCTCATCTTCATCCTGTTCGCGTCACCGCTCATCGACCGCATCCCCATCGCGGCGCTCACCGGCGTGATGTTCGTGGTGGTGATCGCGACGTTCGAGTGGTCCACGTTCAGGACCATCGGCAAGGTCCCGCTCAGTGATGTGCTGGTGATCGTGGCGGTCACCGCCATCACCGTGTGGCAGGATCTGGCGGTCGCCGTCATCAGCGGCGTGATCCTTTCCGCGCTGGTCTTCGCGTGGAAGAGCGCCAAGCACGTTCACCTCTCCGTGATGGCTGATTCGGAAGGGGAGAGGATCTACCGGATGGAGGGTCTGCTGTATTTCGGCTCGGTGCGGGACTTCGCGGAAAAGTTCAAGCCGTCGTTCGATCCGCAGCGGGTGGTGCTGGATTTCCATGACGCCCGGGTTTGCGACATGTCCGCGCTGGAGGCCATCCGTTCCCTCGCATCACGTTACCAAACGCTCGGGAAGACGCTGGAGGTCCGGCACCTTTCGCCCGACTGCCGGCGGATGCTGGACGGAGCGGGCGGGTTGATGACCATCGCGGTGGCGGAGGATGATCCGGAATACCTGGTGGCCCGGATCAACGGGAAGGTGTGA
- a CDS encoding PQQ-dependent sugar dehydrogenase has protein sequence MRAMLMILAASGTLAFGQKVEEIYGNYCSGCHGAKFEGGQGGSLVDGIWKHGGTDAEIFKSIAKGNPPLGMTPWEGTLTNEQIRSMVVYLREQERKAAVQGMEFPKPSPDTVTKTELQDYKIETVVASGLEIPWAIAFLPDGRKLVTERPGRLRILDKDGKLQPEPVKNTPEVIHHGQGGLMEVALHPDYEKNGWVYLGFADGTVEKVEGKKDQAKVITSVVRGRIKDGTWTDQEWIYRADPKFRSGSGVHFGTRFIFDKGYIYFVVGERGGMMEAQDVTRPNGKIFRLHDDGRVPEDNPFVKTKDAIPGIWSYGHRNPQGLAMDPRDGALYNTEHGPRGGDELNLVQPGKNYGWPVITYGMNYNGTPITGITEKEGMEQPVIYWVPSIAASGLDFYTGDKFPKWKNDLFAGGLAAQEVRRLRLENKKVVSQEIVLKGIGRVRDVAEGPDGFIYVLLNGPDSIVRMVPAN, from the coding sequence ATGCGTGCGATGCTGATGATCCTGGCGGCTTCGGGCACCCTGGCTTTTGGCCAGAAGGTGGAGGAGATTTATGGCAACTACTGCTCCGGATGCCACGGGGCGAAATTCGAGGGCGGGCAGGGCGGCTCGCTGGTGGACGGGATCTGGAAACACGGCGGCACGGACGCGGAGATTTTCAAATCCATCGCGAAGGGGAACCCGCCGCTGGGCATGACGCCATGGGAAGGCACGCTCACCAACGAGCAGATCCGCTCCATGGTCGTCTATCTCCGGGAACAGGAACGGAAGGCGGCGGTGCAGGGCATGGAGTTCCCCAAGCCCTCACCGGACACCGTGACGAAGACGGAGCTGCAGGACTACAAGATCGAGACGGTGGTCGCCAGCGGCCTCGAGATTCCCTGGGCCATCGCCTTCCTGCCGGATGGCCGGAAGCTCGTCACCGAGCGGCCCGGACGGCTCCGCATCCTGGACAAGGACGGGAAGCTGCAGCCGGAACCGGTGAAAAACACGCCGGAGGTCATTCATCACGGTCAGGGCGGATTGATGGAGGTCGCCCTGCACCCGGACTACGAAAAGAACGGCTGGGTCTATCTCGGCTTCGCGGACGGCACGGTGGAGAAGGTCGAGGGCAAGAAGGACCAGGCGAAGGTGATCACCTCCGTGGTGCGCGGGCGCATCAAGGACGGCACGTGGACGGACCAGGAGTGGATCTACCGCGCGGACCCGAAGTTCCGCAGCGGATCGGGCGTCCACTTCGGCACCCGCTTCATCTTTGACAAGGGCTACATCTACTTCGTCGTCGGTGAACGCGGCGGCATGATGGAGGCGCAGGACGTCACCCGTCCCAACGGAAAGATCTTCCGTCTGCATGACGACGGCCGCGTGCCGGAGGACAACCCGTTCGTGAAGACGAAGGACGCCATCCCCGGCATCTGGAGCTACGGCCACCGCAACCCCCAGGGCCTGGCGATGGATCCGCGTGACGGCGCGCTCTACAACACCGAGCACGGCCCGCGCGGCGGTGACGAGCTGAACCTCGTCCAGCCCGGCAAGAACTATGGCTGGCCCGTCATCACCTACGGCATGAACTATAACGGCACCCCCATCACCGGCATCACGGAGAAGGAAGGGATGGAGCAGCCGGTCATTTACTGGGTGCCGTCCATCGCCGCCAGCGGTCTGGATTTCTACACCGGAGACAAGTTTCCGAAATGGAAGAACGACCTCTTCGCCGGTGGTCTCGCCGCTCAGGAAGTGCGCCGCCTGAGGCTGGAGAACAAGAAAGTCGTCTCCCAGGAGATCGTCCTCAAAGGCATCGGCCGCGTGCGGGATGTCGCGGAAGGACCGGACGGCTTCATCTACGTGCTGCTCAACGGGCCTGACAGCATCGTCCGCATGGTTCCCGCGAACTGA
- a CDS encoding alpha/beta hydrolase: MKRLFLLLLAAALPLSAQDKPKWVLVKPALPEGITLHENVECSHPGDFSVLVNVYVPKKAGTYPAILLIHGGGWQKRQIEPDKPLAERLAERGYVVTQVAYRLSTDAKYPAAIHDCKAALRFMRANAAKYRLDPDRIGVMGGSAGGHLSALMGMTGDVKELEGSGGNPDQPTKLKACVVMAATMDLLEANKDKNSEGHVLFFGPISENRPLYAQASPIEHVSKDSPPTFFIEGEKDSLKIGRAAMQEKLRAAGVATDLITLKNAPHPFWMSQPWLDETAKVAADWFDKHL, encoded by the coding sequence ATGAAACGTCTCTTCCTTCTGTTACTTGCCGCCGCGCTGCCGTTGTCCGCCCAGGACAAGCCGAAGTGGGTTCTCGTGAAGCCCGCGCTTCCCGAGGGCATCACCCTGCATGAGAATGTCGAGTGTTCCCACCCGGGTGACTTCTCCGTGCTGGTCAATGTCTATGTCCCGAAGAAGGCAGGGACCTACCCGGCCATCCTGCTCATCCACGGCGGTGGCTGGCAGAAGCGCCAGATCGAGCCTGACAAGCCGCTGGCCGAGAGGCTGGCGGAGCGTGGCTACGTCGTGACCCAGGTGGCCTACCGCCTTTCCACCGATGCGAAGTATCCCGCCGCCATCCATGACTGCAAGGCGGCCCTCCGTTTCATGCGGGCGAACGCGGCGAAGTACCGCCTCGATCCGGACCGCATCGGCGTGATGGGTGGGTCCGCCGGCGGTCACCTCAGTGCGCTGATGGGCATGACGGGGGACGTCAAGGAACTGGAAGGCAGCGGTGGAAATCCGGACCAGCCGACCAAGCTCAAGGCCTGCGTGGTGATGGCTGCGACCATGGACCTGCTGGAGGCCAACAAGGACAAGAACAGCGAAGGGCACGTGCTGTTCTTCGGCCCCATCTCGGAGAACCGTCCGCTCTACGCCCAGGCCTCGCCCATCGAGCATGTTTCCAAGGACAGCCCGCCGACGTTTTTCATCGAGGGGGAGAAGGACAGCCTGAAGATCGGCCGGGCGGCGATGCAGGAGAAGCTCCGGGCCGCAGGTGTCGCCACGGACCTCATCACGCTGAAAAATGCGCCGCACCCTTTCTGGATGAGCCAGCCTTGGCTGGATGAGACGGCGAAGGTGGCGGCGGATTGGTTCGACAAACACCTTTGA